A single genomic interval of Oryctolagus cuniculus chromosome 19, mOryCun1.1, whole genome shotgun sequence harbors:
- the FBRS gene encoding probable fibrosin-1 isoform X2: protein METAAAAAPGPGWAAEGERRRRRCSRRDRDREQRRRRGPGGDAPRALLAAPRGSSSSSSPPPPARPWSSASSGERPGGPRRRRPRPRPRPPRPRARKRPAGSGSRGEEEEEEEGGAEDGEAEEEPEEEEEEEEDLIDGFAIASFASLEALQKDASLQPPERLEHRLKHSGKRKRGGSSGATGEPGDSSDREPGRPPGDRARKWPNKRRRKEASSRHSVEAGYICDAESDLDERVSDDDLEPSFTVSTSKASGPHGAFNGNCEAKLSVVPKVSGLERSQEQPPGPDPLLVPFPPKEPPPPPAPRPPVSPPAPLPATPSLPPPPQPQLQLRVSPFGLRTSPYGSSLDLSTGSSSRPPPKAPAPPVAQPPPSSSSSSSSSSSASSSSAQLTHRPPTPSLPLPLSTHGFPPPGLRPPPPPHHPSLLSPGPALPPPPPLLQVPGHPGASAANALSEQDLIGQDLNSRYLNAQGGPEVVGAGGSARPLAFQFHQHNHQHQHTHQHTHQHFTPYPPGLLPPHGPHMFEKYPGKMEGLFRHNPYMAFPPAVPGLPPGLPPAVSFGSLQGAFQPKSTNPELPPRLGPVPSGLPQKGTQKPGKWCAMHVRVAYMILRHQEKMKGDSHKLDFRNDLLPCLPGPYGALPPGQELSHPASLFTATGAVHAAANPFTAAPGAHGPFLSPSTHIDPFGRPTSFASLAALSNGAFGGLGSPTFNSGAVFAQKESPGAPPAFASPPDPWGRLHRSPLAFPAWVRPPEAARTPGSDKERPVERREPTLTKEEKDRDLPFSRPQLRVSPATPKARAGEEGTRPAKEAVRVKEERKEEAAAAAAAAAAAAAAAAAAAAAATGPQGLHLLLERPRPPPYLGPSPSERCPGFLEPTWLAGPPRLARPPRFYEAGEELTGPGAVAAARLYGLEPAHPLLYSRLAPPPPPTAAPGTPHLLSKTPPGALLGAPPPLVPAPRPGSPPRAPGPARADR from the exons ATGGAGACGGCAGCGGCcgcggccccgggccccggctgggcagctgagggggagcggcggcggcggcgctgctCGCGCCGAGACCGAGACCGGGAGCAGCGGCGCCGCCGAGGGCCAGGCGGCGACGCGCCCCGGGCCCTGCTGGCCGCCCCGCGCGGCTCCTCGTCCTCGtcgtcgccgccgccgcctgccaGGCCCTGGTCGTCAGCTTCGTCCGGAGAGCGGCCCGGGGGCCCGAGGCGGCGACGGCCCCGACCCAGGCCTCGGCCCCCGCGACCCCGAGCTCGGAAGCGGCCGGCCGGCTCGGGCAGCCgcggggaggaagaggaggaggaggaggggggcgCCGAGGACGGGGAAGCCGAGGAGGAgcctgaggaggaggaagaggaggaggaggacttgaTCGATGGCTTCGCCATCGCCAGCTTCGCCAGCCTCGAGGCCTTGCAG aAGGATGCATCGCTCCAGCCCCCAGAGCGACTGGAACACCGGCTGAAGCATTCTGGGAAACGGAAGAGGGGGGGCTCCAGTGGGGCCACCGGGGAGCCAGGGGACAGCTCTGATCGGGAGCCTGGCCGGCCCCCTGGGGACCGGGCCCGCAAATGGCCCAATAAGCGGAGAAGGAAAGAG GCCTCCTCCCGTCACTCTGTGGAAGCTGGATACATA TGTGACGCGGAGAGCGACCTGGACGAGAGG GTCTCTGATGATGACCTCGAACCGTCCTTTACTGTCTCAACCAGCAAAG CCTCGGGCCCCCATGGCGCCTTCAATGGGAACTGTGAAGCAAAACTCTCCGTGGTCCCTAAAGTGTCGGGCCTGGAGCggagccaggagcagcccccGGGGCCCGACCCGCTGCTAGTGCCTTTCCCCCCAAAGGAACCACCGCCTCCACCGGCCCCTCGGCCTCCCGTCTcaccccctgcacccctgccgGCCACCCCCagtctgccacccccaccccagccccagctgcagcttCGGGTCTCGCCCTTCGGCCTCCGCACTTCTCCCTATGGCAGCAGCCTGGACCTCAGCACTGGCAG CTCTTCACGGCCGCCCCCCAAGGCCCCGGCCCCTCCCGTGGCTCAGCCTCCCCCCTCATCATCCtcttcgtcctcctcctcctcatctgccTCCTCCTCGTCCGCGCAGCTCACCCACCGGCCCCCGACGCCCTCACTGCCCCTGCCTTTGTCCACCCACGGCTTCCCCCCACCTGGGCTGCGGccccccccaccaccccaccacccctCCTTGCTctcccctggccccgccctgcccccacccccacccctgctgcaggTGCCAGGGCACCCTGGGGCCTCAGCCGCTAACGCCCTTTCTG agCAGGACCTGATCGGCCAGGACCTGAACTCTCGCTACCTGAATGCCCAGGGTGGCCCtgaggtggtgggggcagggggctcggCTCGGCCCCTGGCCTTCCAGTTCCACCAGCACAAccaccagcaccagcacacccACCAGCACACCCACCAGCACTTCACACCTTACCCCCCGGGCCTGCTGCCGCCCCATGGCCCCCACATG TTTGAGAAATACCCAGGAAAGATGGAAGGCCTTTTCCGACataat CCCTACATGGCCTTCCCTCCCGCAGTGCCCGGGCTCCCGCCGGGCCTCCCGCCGGCTGTCTCCTTTGGCTCCCTGCAGGGGGCCTTCCAGCCCAAG AGCACGAACCCTGAGCTGCCACCACgactggggccagtgccaagCGGGCTCCCCCAGAAGGGGACACAG AAACCAGGGAAGTGGTGTGCCATGCACGTGCGCGTGGCGTACATGATCCTGAGACACCAGGAAAAGATGAAG GGTGACTCCCACAAGCTTGACTTTCGGAACGACCTCCTGCCCTGCCTTCCGGGGCCCTATGGGGCCCTGCCCCCTGGGCAGGAGCTCTCCCACCCGGCCTCCCTCTTCACTGCGACTG GTGCCGTCCACGCTGCAGCCAACCCTTTCACGGCAGCTCCCGGGGCCCACGGACCCTTcctgagccccagcacccacattg ATCCCTTTGGGCGTCCCACAAGCTTCGCCTCCTTGGCTGCCCTCTCCAACGGGGCCTTTGGAGGCCTGGGCAGCCCCACATTCA ACTCCGGCGCCGTGTTTGCCCAGAAAGAAAGCCCAGGGGCACCCCCAGCCTTCGCCTCCCCTCCAGACCCGTGGGGCCGCCTGCACCGCAGTCCTCTGGCCTTCCCTGCCTGGGTCCGGCCCCCTGAGGCCGCCCGGACGCCAGGCTCCGACAAAGAGCGACCTGTGGAGCGGAGGGAGCCCACTCTCACCAAGGAGGAGAAGGACAG GGACCTCCCCTTCTCCAGGCCCCAGCTCCGCGTCTCTCCTGCCACTCCCAAGGCCCGGGCCGGCGAGGAAGGGACCCGGCCGGCCAAGGAGGCGGTGCGGGTGAAGGAGGAGCGGAAGGAGGaggccgccgcagccgccgccgctgctgccgctgccgcagccgctgccgccgccgctgccgccgcggcCACGGGGCCCCAgggcctccatctgctgctggagaggccgcggccgcccccctacctgggccccagcccctcagAGCGCTGCCCCGGCTTTCTAGAGCCCACCTGGCTGGCAGGCCCCCCGCGCCTCGCCCGGCCACCCCGCTTCTATGAGGCAGGGGAGGAGTTGACAGGCCCTGGGGCCGTGGCTGCTGCCCGTCTCTATGGCCTGGAGCCTGCTCATCCCCTGCTCTACAGCCGCTTGGCACCTCCACCTCCGCCCACTGCGGCCCCAGGAACCCCGCACCTCCTCAGCAAGACCCCACCGGGAGCCCTGTTGGGGGCACCACCTCCACTTGTGCCGGCACCCCGGCCCGGTTCCCCACCCAGGGCCCCTGGCCCTGCACGGGCTGACAGGTGA
- the FBRS gene encoding probable fibrosin-1 isoform X3 has protein sequence METAAAAAPGPGWAAEGERRRRRCSRRDRDREQRRRRGPGGDAPRALLAAPRGSSSSSSPPPPARPWSSASSGERPGGPRRRRPRPRPRPPRPRARKRPAGSGSRGEEEEEEEGGAEDGEAEEEPEEEEEEEEDLIDGFAIASFASLEALQKDASLQPPERLEHRLKHSGKRKRGGSSGATGEPGDSSDREPGRPPGDRARKWPNKRRRKECDAESDLDERVSDDDLEPSFTVSTSKASGPHGAFNGNCEAKLSVVPKVSGLERSQEQPPGPDPLLVPFPPKEPPPPPAPRPPVSPPAPLPATPSLPPPPQPQLQLRVSPFGLRTSPYGSSLDLSTGSSSRPPPKAPAPPVAQPPPSSSSSSSSSSSASSSSAQLTHRPPTPSLPLPLSTHGFPPPGLRPPPPPHHPSLLSPGPALPPPPPLLQVPGHPGASAANALSEQDLIGQDLNSRYLNAQGGPEVVGAGGSARPLAFQFHQHNHQHQHTHQHTHQHFTPYPPGLLPPHGPHMFEKYPGKMEGLFRHNPYMAFPPAVPGLPPGLPPAVSFGSLQGAFQPKSTNPELPPRLGPVPSGLPQKGTQIPDHFRPPLRKPGKWCAMHVRVAYMILRHQEKMKGDSHKLDFRNDLLPCLPGPYGALPPGQELSHPASLFTATGAVHAAANPFTAAPGAHGPFLSPSTHIDPFGRPTSFASLAALSNGAFGGLGSPTFNSGAVFAQKESPGAPPAFASPPDPWGRLHRSPLAFPAWVRPPEAARTPGSDKERPVERREPTLTKEEKDRDLPFSRPQLRVSPATPKARAGEEGTRPAKEAVRVKEERKEEAAAAAAAAAAAAAAAAAAAAAATGPQGLHLLLERPRPPPYLGPSPSERCPGFLEPTWLAGPPRLARPPRFYEAGEELTGPGAVAAARLYGLEPAHPLLYSRLAPPPPPTAAPGTPHLLSKTPPGALLGAPPPLVPAPRPGSPPRAPGPARADR, from the exons ATGGAGACGGCAGCGGCcgcggccccgggccccggctgggcagctgagggggagcggcggcggcggcgctgctCGCGCCGAGACCGAGACCGGGAGCAGCGGCGCCGCCGAGGGCCAGGCGGCGACGCGCCCCGGGCCCTGCTGGCCGCCCCGCGCGGCTCCTCGTCCTCGtcgtcgccgccgccgcctgccaGGCCCTGGTCGTCAGCTTCGTCCGGAGAGCGGCCCGGGGGCCCGAGGCGGCGACGGCCCCGACCCAGGCCTCGGCCCCCGCGACCCCGAGCTCGGAAGCGGCCGGCCGGCTCGGGCAGCCgcggggaggaagaggaggaggaggaggggggcgCCGAGGACGGGGAAGCCGAGGAGGAgcctgaggaggaggaagaggaggaggaggacttgaTCGATGGCTTCGCCATCGCCAGCTTCGCCAGCCTCGAGGCCTTGCAG aAGGATGCATCGCTCCAGCCCCCAGAGCGACTGGAACACCGGCTGAAGCATTCTGGGAAACGGAAGAGGGGGGGCTCCAGTGGGGCCACCGGGGAGCCAGGGGACAGCTCTGATCGGGAGCCTGGCCGGCCCCCTGGGGACCGGGCCCGCAAATGGCCCAATAAGCGGAGAAGGAAAGAG TGTGACGCGGAGAGCGACCTGGACGAGAGG GTCTCTGATGATGACCTCGAACCGTCCTTTACTGTCTCAACCAGCAAAG CCTCGGGCCCCCATGGCGCCTTCAATGGGAACTGTGAAGCAAAACTCTCCGTGGTCCCTAAAGTGTCGGGCCTGGAGCggagccaggagcagcccccGGGGCCCGACCCGCTGCTAGTGCCTTTCCCCCCAAAGGAACCACCGCCTCCACCGGCCCCTCGGCCTCCCGTCTcaccccctgcacccctgccgGCCACCCCCagtctgccacccccaccccagccccagctgcagcttCGGGTCTCGCCCTTCGGCCTCCGCACTTCTCCCTATGGCAGCAGCCTGGACCTCAGCACTGGCAG CTCTTCACGGCCGCCCCCCAAGGCCCCGGCCCCTCCCGTGGCTCAGCCTCCCCCCTCATCATCCtcttcgtcctcctcctcctcatctgccTCCTCCTCGTCCGCGCAGCTCACCCACCGGCCCCCGACGCCCTCACTGCCCCTGCCTTTGTCCACCCACGGCTTCCCCCCACCTGGGCTGCGGccccccccaccaccccaccacccctCCTTGCTctcccctggccccgccctgcccccacccccacccctgctgcaggTGCCAGGGCACCCTGGGGCCTCAGCCGCTAACGCCCTTTCTG agCAGGACCTGATCGGCCAGGACCTGAACTCTCGCTACCTGAATGCCCAGGGTGGCCCtgaggtggtgggggcagggggctcggCTCGGCCCCTGGCCTTCCAGTTCCACCAGCACAAccaccagcaccagcacacccACCAGCACACCCACCAGCACTTCACACCTTACCCCCCGGGCCTGCTGCCGCCCCATGGCCCCCACATG TTTGAGAAATACCCAGGAAAGATGGAAGGCCTTTTCCGACataat CCCTACATGGCCTTCCCTCCCGCAGTGCCCGGGCTCCCGCCGGGCCTCCCGCCGGCTGTCTCCTTTGGCTCCCTGCAGGGGGCCTTCCAGCCCAAG AGCACGAACCCTGAGCTGCCACCACgactggggccagtgccaagCGGGCTCCCCCAGAAGGGGACACAG ATCCCCGACCATTTCCGGCCACCTTTGAGG AAACCAGGGAAGTGGTGTGCCATGCACGTGCGCGTGGCGTACATGATCCTGAGACACCAGGAAAAGATGAAG GGTGACTCCCACAAGCTTGACTTTCGGAACGACCTCCTGCCCTGCCTTCCGGGGCCCTATGGGGCCCTGCCCCCTGGGCAGGAGCTCTCCCACCCGGCCTCCCTCTTCACTGCGACTG GTGCCGTCCACGCTGCAGCCAACCCTTTCACGGCAGCTCCCGGGGCCCACGGACCCTTcctgagccccagcacccacattg ATCCCTTTGGGCGTCCCACAAGCTTCGCCTCCTTGGCTGCCCTCTCCAACGGGGCCTTTGGAGGCCTGGGCAGCCCCACATTCA ACTCCGGCGCCGTGTTTGCCCAGAAAGAAAGCCCAGGGGCACCCCCAGCCTTCGCCTCCCCTCCAGACCCGTGGGGCCGCCTGCACCGCAGTCCTCTGGCCTTCCCTGCCTGGGTCCGGCCCCCTGAGGCCGCCCGGACGCCAGGCTCCGACAAAGAGCGACCTGTGGAGCGGAGGGAGCCCACTCTCACCAAGGAGGAGAAGGACAG GGACCTCCCCTTCTCCAGGCCCCAGCTCCGCGTCTCTCCTGCCACTCCCAAGGCCCGGGCCGGCGAGGAAGGGACCCGGCCGGCCAAGGAGGCGGTGCGGGTGAAGGAGGAGCGGAAGGAGGaggccgccgcagccgccgccgctgctgccgctgccgcagccgctgccgccgccgctgccgccgcggcCACGGGGCCCCAgggcctccatctgctgctggagaggccgcggccgcccccctacctgggccccagcccctcagAGCGCTGCCCCGGCTTTCTAGAGCCCACCTGGCTGGCAGGCCCCCCGCGCCTCGCCCGGCCACCCCGCTTCTATGAGGCAGGGGAGGAGTTGACAGGCCCTGGGGCCGTGGCTGCTGCCCGTCTCTATGGCCTGGAGCCTGCTCATCCCCTGCTCTACAGCCGCTTGGCACCTCCACCTCCGCCCACTGCGGCCCCAGGAACCCCGCACCTCCTCAGCAAGACCCCACCGGGAGCCCTGTTGGGGGCACCACCTCCACTTGTGCCGGCACCCCGGCCCGGTTCCCCACCCAGGGCCCCTGGCCCTGCACGGGCTGACAGGTGA
- the FBRS gene encoding probable fibrosin-1 isoform X1 has translation METAAAAAPGPGWAAEGERRRRRCSRRDRDREQRRRRGPGGDAPRALLAAPRGSSSSSSPPPPARPWSSASSGERPGGPRRRRPRPRPRPPRPRARKRPAGSGSRGEEEEEEEGGAEDGEAEEEPEEEEEEEEDLIDGFAIASFASLEALQKDASLQPPERLEHRLKHSGKRKRGGSSGATGEPGDSSDREPGRPPGDRARKWPNKRRRKEASSRHSVEAGYICDAESDLDERVSDDDLEPSFTVSTSKASGPHGAFNGNCEAKLSVVPKVSGLERSQEQPPGPDPLLVPFPPKEPPPPPAPRPPVSPPAPLPATPSLPPPPQPQLQLRVSPFGLRTSPYGSSLDLSTGSSSRPPPKAPAPPVAQPPPSSSSSSSSSSSASSSSAQLTHRPPTPSLPLPLSTHGFPPPGLRPPPPPHHPSLLSPGPALPPPPPLLQVPGHPGASAANALSEQDLIGQDLNSRYLNAQGGPEVVGAGGSARPLAFQFHQHNHQHQHTHQHTHQHFTPYPPGLLPPHGPHMFEKYPGKMEGLFRHNPYMAFPPAVPGLPPGLPPAVSFGSLQGAFQPKSTNPELPPRLGPVPSGLPQKGTQIPDHFRPPLRKPGKWCAMHVRVAYMILRHQEKMKGDSHKLDFRNDLLPCLPGPYGALPPGQELSHPASLFTATGAVHAAANPFTAAPGAHGPFLSPSTHIDPFGRPTSFASLAALSNGAFGGLGSPTFNSGAVFAQKESPGAPPAFASPPDPWGRLHRSPLAFPAWVRPPEAARTPGSDKERPVERREPTLTKEEKDRDLPFSRPQLRVSPATPKARAGEEGTRPAKEAVRVKEERKEEAAAAAAAAAAAAAAAAAAAAAATGPQGLHLLLERPRPPPYLGPSPSERCPGFLEPTWLAGPPRLARPPRFYEAGEELTGPGAVAAARLYGLEPAHPLLYSRLAPPPPPTAAPGTPHLLSKTPPGALLGAPPPLVPAPRPGSPPRAPGPARADR, from the exons ATGGAGACGGCAGCGGCcgcggccccgggccccggctgggcagctgagggggagcggcggcggcggcgctgctCGCGCCGAGACCGAGACCGGGAGCAGCGGCGCCGCCGAGGGCCAGGCGGCGACGCGCCCCGGGCCCTGCTGGCCGCCCCGCGCGGCTCCTCGTCCTCGtcgtcgccgccgccgcctgccaGGCCCTGGTCGTCAGCTTCGTCCGGAGAGCGGCCCGGGGGCCCGAGGCGGCGACGGCCCCGACCCAGGCCTCGGCCCCCGCGACCCCGAGCTCGGAAGCGGCCGGCCGGCTCGGGCAGCCgcggggaggaagaggaggaggaggaggggggcgCCGAGGACGGGGAAGCCGAGGAGGAgcctgaggaggaggaagaggaggaggaggacttgaTCGATGGCTTCGCCATCGCCAGCTTCGCCAGCCTCGAGGCCTTGCAG aAGGATGCATCGCTCCAGCCCCCAGAGCGACTGGAACACCGGCTGAAGCATTCTGGGAAACGGAAGAGGGGGGGCTCCAGTGGGGCCACCGGGGAGCCAGGGGACAGCTCTGATCGGGAGCCTGGCCGGCCCCCTGGGGACCGGGCCCGCAAATGGCCCAATAAGCGGAGAAGGAAAGAG GCCTCCTCCCGTCACTCTGTGGAAGCTGGATACATA TGTGACGCGGAGAGCGACCTGGACGAGAGG GTCTCTGATGATGACCTCGAACCGTCCTTTACTGTCTCAACCAGCAAAG CCTCGGGCCCCCATGGCGCCTTCAATGGGAACTGTGAAGCAAAACTCTCCGTGGTCCCTAAAGTGTCGGGCCTGGAGCggagccaggagcagcccccGGGGCCCGACCCGCTGCTAGTGCCTTTCCCCCCAAAGGAACCACCGCCTCCACCGGCCCCTCGGCCTCCCGTCTcaccccctgcacccctgccgGCCACCCCCagtctgccacccccaccccagccccagctgcagcttCGGGTCTCGCCCTTCGGCCTCCGCACTTCTCCCTATGGCAGCAGCCTGGACCTCAGCACTGGCAG CTCTTCACGGCCGCCCCCCAAGGCCCCGGCCCCTCCCGTGGCTCAGCCTCCCCCCTCATCATCCtcttcgtcctcctcctcctcatctgccTCCTCCTCGTCCGCGCAGCTCACCCACCGGCCCCCGACGCCCTCACTGCCCCTGCCTTTGTCCACCCACGGCTTCCCCCCACCTGGGCTGCGGccccccccaccaccccaccacccctCCTTGCTctcccctggccccgccctgcccccacccccacccctgctgcaggTGCCAGGGCACCCTGGGGCCTCAGCCGCTAACGCCCTTTCTG agCAGGACCTGATCGGCCAGGACCTGAACTCTCGCTACCTGAATGCCCAGGGTGGCCCtgaggtggtgggggcagggggctcggCTCGGCCCCTGGCCTTCCAGTTCCACCAGCACAAccaccagcaccagcacacccACCAGCACACCCACCAGCACTTCACACCTTACCCCCCGGGCCTGCTGCCGCCCCATGGCCCCCACATG TTTGAGAAATACCCAGGAAAGATGGAAGGCCTTTTCCGACataat CCCTACATGGCCTTCCCTCCCGCAGTGCCCGGGCTCCCGCCGGGCCTCCCGCCGGCTGTCTCCTTTGGCTCCCTGCAGGGGGCCTTCCAGCCCAAG AGCACGAACCCTGAGCTGCCACCACgactggggccagtgccaagCGGGCTCCCCCAGAAGGGGACACAG ATCCCCGACCATTTCCGGCCACCTTTGAGG AAACCAGGGAAGTGGTGTGCCATGCACGTGCGCGTGGCGTACATGATCCTGAGACACCAGGAAAAGATGAAG GGTGACTCCCACAAGCTTGACTTTCGGAACGACCTCCTGCCCTGCCTTCCGGGGCCCTATGGGGCCCTGCCCCCTGGGCAGGAGCTCTCCCACCCGGCCTCCCTCTTCACTGCGACTG GTGCCGTCCACGCTGCAGCCAACCCTTTCACGGCAGCTCCCGGGGCCCACGGACCCTTcctgagccccagcacccacattg ATCCCTTTGGGCGTCCCACAAGCTTCGCCTCCTTGGCTGCCCTCTCCAACGGGGCCTTTGGAGGCCTGGGCAGCCCCACATTCA ACTCCGGCGCCGTGTTTGCCCAGAAAGAAAGCCCAGGGGCACCCCCAGCCTTCGCCTCCCCTCCAGACCCGTGGGGCCGCCTGCACCGCAGTCCTCTGGCCTTCCCTGCCTGGGTCCGGCCCCCTGAGGCCGCCCGGACGCCAGGCTCCGACAAAGAGCGACCTGTGGAGCGGAGGGAGCCCACTCTCACCAAGGAGGAGAAGGACAG GGACCTCCCCTTCTCCAGGCCCCAGCTCCGCGTCTCTCCTGCCACTCCCAAGGCCCGGGCCGGCGAGGAAGGGACCCGGCCGGCCAAGGAGGCGGTGCGGGTGAAGGAGGAGCGGAAGGAGGaggccgccgcagccgccgccgctgctgccgctgccgcagccgctgccgccgccgctgccgccgcggcCACGGGGCCCCAgggcctccatctgctgctggagaggccgcggccgcccccctacctgggccccagcccctcagAGCGCTGCCCCGGCTTTCTAGAGCCCACCTGGCTGGCAGGCCCCCCGCGCCTCGCCCGGCCACCCCGCTTCTATGAGGCAGGGGAGGAGTTGACAGGCCCTGGGGCCGTGGCTGCTGCCCGTCTCTATGGCCTGGAGCCTGCTCATCCCCTGCTCTACAGCCGCTTGGCACCTCCACCTCCGCCCACTGCGGCCCCAGGAACCCCGCACCTCCTCAGCAAGACCCCACCGGGAGCCCTGTTGGGGGCACCACCTCCACTTGTGCCGGCACCCCGGCCCGGTTCCCCACCCAGGGCCCCTGGCCCTGCACGGGCTGACAGGTGA
- the PRR14 gene encoding proline-rich protein 14, with protein MDLTRDASRPGQSSLCRQPLARTLWGDRSPKRPRLQPLGTPSPLEKASRRVLAVVLEDVMAAHRVPLVPGEEPFHARCHSRHQDSVCSQAPVSPPRPAAWSSQARPPDPLHLCRQPLSHTHLSPPTLKQRAKTILGPEEGPSRKGDQARQPTLVVMLEDIAAPRPPAEGFASEGPSFLTPEQRAEPVTTVHRPGAPLHKDLEPLFQPSALPADPPESPPPAPDPALEPPPTPPPPSSLLRPRLSPWGLAPLFRSVRSKLESFADIFLTPNKAPRPPPPSPPMKLELKIAISEAEQAGAVEGTASVSPRPPIRQWRTRDHHHHHTPAPLPKLSLGRSHSCPDLGPPGSGTCTWPPAPPPASRPRPRRHTVGGGEMARAPPPPRPCLRKEVFPLGGVGAAPPCSSAASTSSFSEPAEARLGSTKGKEPRASKDKVLSDPETKTMGKVSRFRIRRTPARSQLNLTPMGLPRPIRLNKKEFSLEEIYTNKNYQSPTTRRTFETIFEEPRERNGTLILTSSRKLRRAVEFRDGSLPRPRRPSRGVRATAGRTLTPALAPSPDVEPLLQQRLEELDALFLEEDVGGEQPHQT; from the exons ATGGACTTGACCCGGGACGCCAG CCGCCCTGGCCAGTCGAGTCTGTGCCGGCAGCCCCTGGCTCGAACACTATGGGGAGACAGAAGCCCGAAACGGCCgaggctgcagcccctgggaaCCCCTTCGCCCCTGGAAAAGGCCTCTCGGCGGGTCCTGGCCGTGGTATTGGAAGATGTTATGGCTGCCCACAGG GTTCCCCTGGTGCCCGGGGAGGAGCCCTTCCACGCCCGGTGCCACAGCAGGCACCAGGATTCCGTGTGCAGCCAGGCACCTGTCTCGCCTCCCCGACCGGCCGCGTGGTCCTCGCAGGCCAG GCCCCCCGACCCGCTGCATTTGTGCCGACAGCCCCTGAGCCACACCCACCTGTCCCCTCCCACCCTGAAGCAGCGAGCAAAGACAATCCTTGGCCCAGAGGAGGGGCCTTCACGAAAGGGGGACCAGGCCCGCCAACCCACGCTGGTGGTGATGCTGGAAGACATAGCGGCTCCCAGACCCCCAGCTGAG GGTTTCGCCAGTGAAGGCCCCAGCTTCCTCACCCCAGAGCAAAG AGCTGAGCCCGTGACTACGGTCCATCGGCCAGGGGCGCCTCTCCACAAGGACCTGGAACCCCTATTCCAGCcgtctgctctgcctgcagaccCTCCGGAGAGCCCACCACCAG CCCCAGATCCTGCTCTGGAGCCCCCACCGACCCCACCACCACCGTCCAGCCTTTTACGCCCCCGCCTCAGTCCCTGGGGCTTGGCCCCCCTCTTCCGTTCCGTCCGCTCCAAGCTGGAGAGCTTTGCTGACATCTTCCTCACACCCAACAAAGCGCCACGGCCCCCACCCCCCTCACCTCCCATGAAGCTGGAGTTGAAGATCGCCATCTCAGAGGCCGAGCAGGCGGGGGCTGTTGAGGGCACTGCGTCCGTCAGCCCCCGGCCCCCTATCCGCCAGTGGCGCACTCgggaccaccaccaccaccacaccccaGCACCCCTCCCTAAGCTCTCTCTGGGCCGAAGCCACTCCTGCCCTGATCTGGGGCCCCCTGGCTCAGGCACCTGCAcctggccccctgccccaccGCCAGCGAGCCGGCCACGGCCTCGGCGGCacactgtgggtggtggggagATGGCCCGAGCCCCGCCACCCCCTCGGCCCTGTCTCcggaaagaggtcttccctctcGGAGGAGTGGGAGCAGCCCCACCTTGCTCGTCCGCTGCATCCACCTCCTCCTTCTCCGAACCGGCAGAAGCCAG ATTGGGCTCAACCAAGGGGAAGGAGCCACGAGCCTCAAAGGACAAGGTGCTTTCCGACCCTGAGACCAAG ACCATGGGGAAGGTTTCTCGATTCCGAATCCGCAGGACACCAGCCCGGTCTCAACTCAACCTGACCCCGATGGGGCTGCCCCGGCCAATCAG GTTGAATAAGAAAGAGTTCAGCTTGGAAGAAATTTACACGAATAAGAATTACCAATCCCCCACAACCAGGAG GACTTTCGAGACCATCTTTGAGGAGCCCCGAGAGCGCAACGGGACCCTGATCCTCACCAGCTCCAGGAAGCTCCGGCGGGCTGTAGAATTCCGAGACGGCAGCCTCCCTCGACCGCGGCGGCCATCCCGGGGGGTCCGGGCTACGGCGGGCAGGACCCTTACTCCCGCCCTGGCGCCCAGCCCGGATGTGGAGCCCCTATTGCAGCAGCGGCTTGAGGAGCTAGACGCTTTGTTCCTGGAGGAAGACGTGGGCGGGGAGCAGCCCCATCAGACCTAG